In the genome of Methylococcus sp. EFPC2, the window TGCCGGACGCGGTCGTCCAGCTCAACAAGCTGATCGATGATCCCCATGCGCGGAATGTCGATCTGACGGAAATCATCAGTCAGGACCCGGGTCTGAGTGTACGCGTGCTCCGGCTGGTCAACAGCCCACATTTCGCATTTGTCAACCGCGTGGGCTCGCTGTCTCACGCTATCACGGTTTTAGGCAGGCAGGAGCTCAGGAAGCTGGCCATGGCCGCCGGTATGGCGGAAGCCTTTCAGGGAATACCGCGGGAATCGGTGGACATGGATACTTTCTGGTGCAACAGCGTGACTTGCGCGACCCTGGCCGAACTGCTCGCCGGGCGCTGCCGGCAGAGCCGCGAAATCGCCTACCTTTCGGGCCTGTTGCACGGGATAGGCCGCTTGGTCTTCTATACGCTCGCTCCGGACGATTATCGCCGGGTGCTGGCGCTCAGCCCCGATCAGACGGAGCAAAGCCTCATTGCCGCCGAGCGCGAGGTGTTCGGTTTCGATCACGCGGAGCTCGGCGCGGAACTGTGCCGGCTTTGGCACTTACCCCTGCAGTTGCAGCAAACGCTCAGATATCACCTGAATCCGCTGGAAGCGTCCGATGACGACATGCCGGGCGTGGCCATACTCCACGTCGCCGCGGACATGGCTTCGGGGATTGCACCCAGCACCCAGGTTGAACGTTACGCCAAGGATTACGTCCCGGGTTTCGTTCCGGAGGTTTGGCGTGAGCTCGATCAGCCTGAGGAACGCATACCGGAGTTTCTGCAGATCGCCTTGATGCGCGGGTTCGAAACGCTGCAAATCGTCAGCCCCTCCGCGATGATGGTTTATTGACGGCTCCGTGGCCAAGCGCTCGCGCCAAATTCGCCGCGCAAAAAAGCCGCTGTCTCGACGAGCGCAGCGGCTTTTATTCACGTATCGGATTTATCGCTAGCCGTCGCCGCACTGAGTCAGAGCGGCGTTCTCTTCCGCCAGCAGGCGTACCGATTCGCGCGTCAACTCCCTGAGACCCTCACCACCTTCGTCGTAGTGCTTGATGATTTGCTTGCGCATGCGCGGATCCCAGAACTTTTTCAGATGGTCGGCCACGGCGTGCACCGCCGCCTCATGGTCGGGATCGGACTGGAAGAAGTCGCCTATGTTGTTGGCCATTTTGACGAGATTTTCGATGTGCATGTCGTGATGTGTGGTCGATGATGAACAGGGATACGGATAATGTTGCGGTTCAAGTTAAACGCCAGGGATGGGCGTAGACGACATGGCTGTCGTCGCGCGCGAATCCGACCAAGGTCAAACCCGTTTCCTTGGCCAGGCGGATGGCGAGACCGGTGGGGGCGGAAACGGCCGCCATGAGGCCTATGCCGGCCGAGGCGCATTTCTGCACCATCTCGTAGCTCGCCCGGCTGGTGACCAGGACATAGCCTTCTTCCCGCGGGGTCCGGCTCAACATGCCGATCAGCTTGTCGAGCGCGTTGTGGCGGCCCACGTCTTCACGCACACCGGCTATGCCCCGGCCCGGCAAGACCCAGGCGGCGGCATGTACCGCTCCGGTCAGGCGGTTGATTTCCTGTTTGGCGCGCAAATTCTGCAGCGCGCCATGTAGATCCGTCGGGCTCACCCGGATGTCGCTTTTGACCGGGGCGGGACGGCGTATCGCCTGGCGCAGGCTGGTCGTGCCGCATAAGCCGCAGCCGGTGCGCCCGGTCAGATTGCGCTCGCGTCCGGCCAAGGCATCCTGGTTTTGCGTAACCAGCCGTATCCGTACCTCGATGCCTTCCGAGCGGTGATGCACGCGTATGGCTTCGATTTCCGTCAACGAGCCAACGATGCCTTCCGTGAGACTGAAGCCAAGCGCGAAGTCTTCCAGGTCGAGCGGCGTGGCCAGCATGACCACGTGCGGCTGACCGTTGTAGACCAGAACCACCGGGACTTCCTCGGCAACCCAGTCCTGCTTCGCGCCGACGCCGTTTTCGTTCCAGCGCTCGACTTCGACACTACGGTAGCTGGGCCAGGACCAGCCTTGGGGTTCCAACTCCCGGAGATGTTCGGCGAGCGCGGTCTCGGAAAAAGCCGGATCCGTCTTTTCCGCGGCCGCGCTCATGCCATGCCTCAGCCTTCCGCCGCGGTGGCCTGATCCAGCAGGGCCAGCTGCTTTTCGCTGAATGCCTGATATTCCTGCTGCCAGGCCGACGGCGAATTGACCTTGGTCACCTGCACCGCCGTCACCTTGTATTCGGGGCAGTTGGTCGCCCAGTCGGAATTGTCGGTGGTGATGACGTTGGCGCCCGATTCCGGAAAGTGGAAGGTGGTGTACACCACGCCCGGTTGCATGCGCTCGCTGACCGAAGCGCGCAATACCGTCTCGCCGGCCCGGCTCTTGATGCCGACCCAGTCACCGTCGTTGATGCCGCGCAGCTCGGCGTCGTGCGGATGGATTTCCAGCCTGTCCTCGGAGTGCCATTGGCTGTTGGGCGTGCGCCGGGTCTGGGCGCCGACGTTGTACTGCGACAGGATGCGGCCGGTGGTCAGGATGAAGGGGAAGCGGCTGCTGGTGCGTTCCTGGGTCGCCACGTATTCGGTCGGCATGAAGCGGCCCTTGCCGCGCACGAACTGATCGACATGCATGGTCGGCGTGCCGTCCGGTGCCTGCTCGTTGCAGGGCCATTGCACGCTGCCCAGTTCATCCAGTTTCTTGAAGCTGACGCCGTGGAAGGTGGGCACCAGGCGGGCGATCTCGTCCATGATCTCCGACGCATGCGAGTAGTTCATCGGATAGCCCAGCGCGTTGGACAGCAACTGGGTGACCTGCCAGTCCTCGTAGCCTGCCAAGGGCGGCATGACTCGGCGTACCGGCGAGATGCGGCGCTCGGCATTGGTGAAGGTGCCGCTCTTTTCCAGGAAGGATGCGCCCGGCAGGAAGACGTGGGCGAACTTCGCGGTTTCGTTCAGGAACAAGTCCTGCACAACCACGCATTCCATGGCTTCCAGCGCGGCGAATACATGCTGGGTGTCCGGATCGGACTGGGCGATGTCTTCGCCTTCGCAGTAGAGGCCCTTGAAGGAACCGTCCAGCGCGGCGGAGAACATGTTGGGGATGCGCAGGCCCGGTTCGGATTCCAGCGTGGCGCCCCAGGCGGATTCGAAGAGCGAGCGGGTTTCGAAGTCCGAGACGTGGCGGTAGCCCGGCAGTTCGTGCGGGAAGGAGCCCATGTCGCAGGAGCCCTGCACGTTGTTCTGCCCGCGCAGCGGGTTCACGCCCACGCCTTCGCGGCCGATGTTGGCGGTGGCCATGGCCAGGTTGGCGATGCCTATCACCGTGGTCGAACCCTGGCTGTGCTCGGTCACGCCCAAACCGTAGTAGATGGCCGCATTGCCGCCGGTGGCGTAGAGGCGCGCGGCTGCGCGCACGTCGGCCGCCGGTACGCCGGTGACGGATTCGGTCGCCTCGGGCGAGTTGCGCTCCTGGGCGACGAAATCGCGCCATTTCTTGAAGGACTCGACGTCGCAGCGCGCGTTGACGAAGTCTTCCTGCACCAGGCCTTCGGTGACGATGACATGGCCGATCGCGTTGATCAGGGCGACATTGGTGCCCGGCTTGAGCTTCAGGTGCTGCTCGGCCTGGATGTGCGGCGACTTGACCAGGTCGATGGCGCGCGGATCGGCGACGATCAGCTTGGCGCCCTGGCGCAGGCGCTTTTTCATCAGCGAGCCGAAGACCGGGTGGCCGTCGGTCGGATTGGCGCCGATCACCAGGATGACGTCGGATTTCAGGACGGAGTCGAAGGTCTGGGTGCCGGCGGATTCGCCCAGGGTCTGCTTGAGGCCGTAACCGGTGGGCGAATGACAGACGCGGGCGCAGGTGTCGACGTTGTTGTTGCCGAAGGCCGCGCGGACCAGTTTCTGGACCAGGTAGCCTTCTTCGTTGGTGCAGCGGCTGGAGACCAGGCCGCCCACGGCGTGGCGGCCGTATTTACCCTGGATGCGCTTGAATTCGGAGGCCGCATAGCCGATGGCTTCTTCCCAGCTTACCTTCTGCCACGGGTCGTGGATGGACTTGCGTATCATCGGGGAGGTGATGCGGTCCGGATGGGTCGCATAGCCGAAGGCGAAACGGCCCTTGACGCAGGAATGACCGTGGTTGGCCTGGCCGTTCTTATCCGGCACCATGCGCACGATTTCGGCGCCTTTCATCTCCG includes:
- a CDS encoding HDOD domain-containing protein, translated to MNAASLAERVGSLLCLPDAVVQLNKLIDDPHARNVDLTEIISQDPGLSVRVLRLVNSPHFAFVNRVGSLSHAITVLGRQELRKLAMAAGMAEAFQGIPRESVDMDTFWCNSVTCATLAELLAGRCRQSREIAYLSGLLHGIGRLVFYTLAPDDYRRVLALSPDQTEQSLIAAEREVFGFDHAELGAELCRLWHLPLQLQQTLRYHLNPLEASDDDMPGVAILHVAADMASGIAPSTQVERYAKDYVPGFVPEVWRELDQPEERIPEFLQIALMRGFETLQIVSPSAMMVY
- the fdhD gene encoding formate dehydrogenase accessory sulfurtransferase FdhD → MSAAAEKTDPAFSETALAEHLRELEPQGWSWPSYRSVEVERWNENGVGAKQDWVAEEVPVVLVYNGQPHVVMLATPLDLEDFALGFSLTEGIVGSLTEIEAIRVHHRSEGIEVRIRLVTQNQDALAGRERNLTGRTGCGLCGTTSLRQAIRRPAPVKSDIRVSPTDLHGALQNLRAKQEINRLTGAVHAAAWVLPGRGIAGVREDVGRHNALDKLIGMLSRTPREEGYVLVTSRASYEMVQKCASAGIGLMAAVSAPTGLAIRLAKETGLTLVGFARDDSHVVYAHPWRLT
- a CDS encoding formate dehydrogenase subunit delta; this encodes MHIENLVKMANNIGDFFQSDPDHEAAVHAVADHLKKFWDPRMRKQIIKHYDEGGEGLRELTRESVRLLAEENAALTQCGDG
- the fdhF gene encoding formate dehydrogenase subunit alpha, with protein sequence MSLRDKDYGTPASASEKKVTLQIDGFDVTVPEGTSVMRAASSIGIEIPKLCATDSLEPFGSCRLCVVQVQGGRGYPASCTTPVYEGMKVETQNDKLAQIRRGVMELYISDHPLDCLTCSANGNCELQDMAGAVGLREVRYGYEGKNHLKSEKDHSNPYFSFDPSKCIVCSRCVRACEQTQGTFALTLDGRGFESKVSPGQLEPFMESECVSCGACVQACPTATLMEKSVIEKGQADHSITTTCAYCGVGCSFKAEMKGAEIVRMVPDKNGQANHGHSCVKGRFAFGYATHPDRITSPMIRKSIHDPWQKVSWEEAIGYAASEFKRIQGKYGRHAVGGLVSSRCTNEEGYLVQKLVRAAFGNNNVDTCARVCHSPTGYGLKQTLGESAGTQTFDSVLKSDVILVIGANPTDGHPVFGSLMKKRLRQGAKLIVADPRAIDLVKSPHIQAEQHLKLKPGTNVALINAIGHVIVTEGLVQEDFVNARCDVESFKKWRDFVAQERNSPEATESVTGVPAADVRAAARLYATGGNAAIYYGLGVTEHSQGSTTVIGIANLAMATANIGREGVGVNPLRGQNNVQGSCDMGSFPHELPGYRHVSDFETRSLFESAWGATLESEPGLRIPNMFSAALDGSFKGLYCEGEDIAQSDPDTQHVFAALEAMECVVVQDLFLNETAKFAHVFLPGASFLEKSGTFTNAERRISPVRRVMPPLAGYEDWQVTQLLSNALGYPMNYSHASEIMDEIARLVPTFHGVSFKKLDELGSVQWPCNEQAPDGTPTMHVDQFVRGKGRFMPTEYVATQERTSSRFPFILTTGRILSQYNVGAQTRRTPNSQWHSEDRLEIHPHDAELRGINDGDWVGIKSRAGETVLRASVSERMQPGVVYTTFHFPESGANVITTDNSDWATNCPEYKVTAVQVTKVNSPSAWQQEYQAFSEKQLALLDQATAAEG